A single window of Flagellimonas maritima DNA harbors:
- a CDS encoding response regulator, with protein MYSEIYLVDDEDLVNTINTIHFRKLGLEHKIKSFTNPELALDDLRFKKDKSQRILILLDINMPEMTGFEFLEFMDLENFPTTYEVLMVTSSINSADKKKSEEYSRYVKNFISKPLRIEHLESFLQRSISVKAG; from the coding sequence ATGTACAGCGAAATTTATTTAGTGGATGATGAAGATTTAGTGAACACCATTAATACTATTCATTTTAGGAAATTGGGACTTGAGCACAAAATAAAGAGTTTTACCAATCCTGAATTGGCCTTGGATGATCTTAGATTCAAAAAAGATAAAAGTCAAAGAATCTTGATATTATTGGATATCAATATGCCAGAAATGACAGGGTTTGAGTTTTTGGAGTTTATGGACCTTGAAAATTTCCCAACTACTTACGAAGTCTTAATGGTAACCTCATCTATAAATTCTGCGGACAAGAAAAAATCCGAAGAATATTCAAGATATGTGAAAAATTTCATTTCCAAACCTTTACGTATAGAACATTTGGAATCGTTTTTACAGAGATCCATTTCAGTTAAAGCGGGATAA
- a CDS encoding HAD family hydrolase → MDLSKIRMVVTDMDGTLLNSKHEVSDRFFEIFNELKQKNIQFVAASGRQYHSMLDKLSSIKDDIYFIAENGAYIRKNNSVLLTTPLEKKSVHNILQILSNVPGAYPVLCSKDTAYVTGSSSKFLKMLQEYYTAFKVVDNQAIVKDEILKIAIYHFENSEEYIYPKVKHLEKSLKVKVSGANWVDVSHINAHKGFALEKLMGTYGITSDEIMVFGDYNNDLEMLELSNYSFAMANAHPNVKRAAKFETLSNEEFGVEKIMEKLIV, encoded by the coding sequence ATGGATTTATCAAAGATAAGAATGGTCGTCACAGATATGGACGGTACGCTATTAAATTCAAAGCATGAAGTAAGTGACCGTTTCTTTGAGATTTTTAATGAACTCAAACAAAAAAACATACAGTTTGTTGCGGCAAGTGGAAGGCAATATCATAGTATGTTGGACAAGCTTTCAAGTATTAAAGACGATATTTATTTTATAGCGGAGAATGGAGCATATATCAGGAAAAACAATTCTGTGCTATTAACAACTCCTCTAGAAAAAAAAAGCGTACATAATATTCTACAAATACTTTCCAACGTTCCTGGCGCCTATCCCGTATTATGCAGTAAGGATACGGCATATGTTACTGGAAGTTCAAGTAAGTTTCTTAAAATGCTCCAAGAATATTATACTGCGTTCAAAGTAGTGGACAATCAAGCAATTGTAAAAGATGAGATTTTAAAAATTGCGATTTATCACTTTGAAAATTCAGAAGAATATATTTATCCAAAAGTGAAACATCTTGAAAAATCCTTAAAAGTAAAAGTGTCCGGTGCTAATTGGGTCGATGTGTCCCACATAAATGCGCATAAAGGTTTTGCTTTAGAAAAATTAATGGGGACTTACGGAATCACTTCTGATGAAATTATGGTATTTGGAGACTACAATAACGATTTGGAAATGCTAGAGCTCTCCAATTATAGTTTTGCGATGGCCAACGCACACCCCAATGTGAAAAGAGCTGCAAAATTTGAAACCTTGAGTAATGAAGAATTTGGTGTTGAAAAAATCATGGAAAAATTAATTGTTTGA
- a CDS encoding secondary thiamine-phosphate synthase enzyme YjbQ, protein MKSYQSEIHLKPYPRGFHLITDTIIASLNEIKNIQSGILHIFIKHTSASITINENADPTVRTDFESHMNIMIPENAPYYFHVYEGPDDMPAHIKASLLGSSVQIPITRGKLNLGTWQGIYLCEHRDNANGRKLVLTSFGA, encoded by the coding sequence ATGAAGAGCTACCAATCCGAAATACATTTAAAGCCATATCCCAGGGGTTTCCATTTAATAACAGATACTATTATAGCTAGTTTAAATGAAATAAAGAATATTCAATCCGGAATATTGCATATATTCATAAAACATACTTCGGCAAGCATTACGATTAACGAGAATGCTGACCCAACCGTACGTACAGATTTTGAAAGCCATATGAATATAATGATACCTGAAAATGCGCCATATTATTTTCATGTGTATGAGGGTCCTGATGACATGCCGGCACATATAAAAGCGTCATTGTTGGGTAGTTCGGTGCAAATTCCAATAACAAGAGGCAAATTGAATCTTGGTACTTGGCAGGGTATCTATCTTTGTGAGCATCGAGACAATGCCAATGGAAGAAAACTTGTATTAACAAGCTTTGGAGCTTAA
- the rplT gene encoding 50S ribosomal protein L20, with protein sequence MPRSVNSVASRARRKKVMKQAKGYFGRRKNVWTVAKNAVEKAMLYAYRDRRNKKRNFRALWITRINAGARMHGMSYSQFMGKIKSNGIELNRKVLADLAMNHPDAFKAIVNSIK encoded by the coding sequence ATGCCAAGATCAGTAAATTCAGTTGCTTCTAGAGCTAGAAGAAAAAAAGTGATGAAGCAAGCAAAAGGTTATTTTGGAAGACGTAAAAATGTCTGGACAGTAGCCAAAAATGCGGTAGAAAAAGCAATGCTTTATGCCTACCGTGACAGAAGAAACAAAAAACGCAATTTCCGCGCACTTTGGATAACCCGTATCAATGCAGGGGCAAGAATGCACGGAATGTCTTATTCACAATTCATGGGGAAGATAAAATCCAATGGTATAGAACTGAACAGAAAAGTTCTTGCCGATTTGGCCATGAATCATCCTGATGCTTTCAAAGCAATAGTGAATAGCATAAAATAA
- the rpmI gene encoding 50S ribosomal protein L35, translating into MPKMKTKSSAKKRFKLTGTGKIKRKHAFKSHILTKKSKKRKLKLTHSTLVHEADVNNIKEQLRLK; encoded by the coding sequence ATGCCTAAAATGAAAACAAAATCCAGTGCCAAAAAGCGTTTTAAGCTTACGGGAACTGGTAAAATAAAAAGAAAGCACGCTTTTAAAAGTCATATTCTGACTAAAAAATCAAAAAAGCGTAAGCTTAAGTTGACTCATTCTACTTTGGTACATGAAGCAGACGTCAACAATATTAAAGAACAATTACGTTTGAAATAA
- the infC gene encoding translation initiation factor IF-3, whose translation MAIRRRFRPQPRRENKNPHNINEKILAPEVRLVGDNVEIGVYPIRKALEKAQELELDLVEISPKANPPVCKVIDYKKFLYEQKKRDKAMKAKATKVIVKEIRFGPQTDDHDYEFKKRHAEKFLKDGAKLKAYVFFKGRSIVYKDQGEILLLKLAQELEELGKVEQMPKLEGKRMTMFIAPKTKK comes from the coding sequence ATAGCAATACGAAGAAGATTTAGGCCCCAACCAAGACGAGAAAACAAAAATCCCCATAACATCAATGAAAAAATTCTTGCACCTGAGGTAAGATTGGTGGGAGATAATGTAGAGATAGGTGTTTATCCTATCAGAAAAGCTTTGGAAAAGGCACAGGAACTGGAATTGGATTTGGTTGAGATTTCACCAAAAGCAAATCCACCGGTCTGTAAAGTTATCGATTACAAAAAGTTTCTTTATGAGCAAAAGAAACGTGACAAGGCAATGAAGGCCAAAGCCACAAAAGTAATTGTAAAAGAAATACGGTTTGGTCCGCAAACTGATGACCATGATTATGAATTTAAGAAGCGGCATGCCGAAAAATTCCTAAAAGATGGCGCCAAGCTCAAGGCATATGTATTTTTTAAGGGACGGTCAATTGTTTATAAAGACCAGGGAGAAATACTTTTATTAAAATTGGCCCAAGAACTTGAAGAACTTGGAAAAGTTGAGCAGATGCCAAAATTGGAGGGTAAACGAATGACGATGTTCATTGCCCCTAAAACGAAGAAGTAA
- the thrS gene encoding threonine--tRNA ligase — MIEITLPDGAIKKISENTTPMEIAKSISEGLARNVISAKFNDTIVETSTPLNEDGTLILYTWQNEEGKKAFWHSTSHVVAQALEELYPNIKLTIGPAIENGFYYDVDFGEHSISEKDFPEIEKKALEIARGKHDYKMRSVSKKNALNFYKNQNNEYKIELIENLEDGTITFCDHDTFTDLCRGGHIPNTGIIKAIKILSVAGAYWRGDENNKQLTRVYGISFPKQKDLTEYLELLEEAKKRDHRKLGKELELFTFSKKVGQGLPLWLPNGAALRERLEQFLKKAQKKAGYEMVVTPHIGQKELYVTSGHYAKYGEDSFQPIRTPKDEEEFLLKPMNCPHHCEIYNSSPFSYKDLPKRYAEFGTVYRYEQSGELHGLTRVRGFTQDDAHIFCTPDQINEEFKNVIDLTLYVLGSLGFENFTAQVSVRDLNKPEKYIGSVENWDNAEKAIIEAAEEKGMDYVIESGEAAFYGPKLDFMIKDALGRQWQLGTIQVDYTLPERFDLTYKGSDNELHRPVMIHRAPFGSMERFVALLLEHTGGNFPLWLIPMQAILLPVSEKHEKYAEKVLSSLENHEIRALIDNRNETVGKKIREAELKKIPFMLIVGEQEEASKTVSVRRHGGEDVGSLSIDNFSDLVSTEINSTLKSF, encoded by the coding sequence ATGATTGAAATTACATTGCCAGATGGCGCAATAAAAAAAATTTCTGAAAATACTACCCCAATGGAAATTGCAAAAAGTATTAGTGAGGGGTTGGCCAGAAATGTTATTTCAGCAAAATTCAATGATACCATTGTTGAAACAAGCACACCTCTTAATGAAGATGGAACACTTATATTATATACATGGCAAAACGAAGAAGGGAAAAAAGCTTTTTGGCATTCCACTTCCCACGTTGTTGCCCAAGCACTAGAAGAGTTATACCCTAATATTAAACTCACCATAGGGCCAGCAATTGAAAATGGTTTTTATTATGATGTTGATTTTGGAGAGCATTCCATTTCTGAAAAAGATTTTCCAGAAATAGAAAAGAAAGCTTTGGAAATTGCTAGGGGCAAGCATGATTATAAAATGAGAAGCGTTTCTAAAAAAAACGCTCTCAATTTTTATAAAAATCAAAATAATGAATACAAGATTGAGCTCATTGAAAACTTGGAGGATGGCACTATCACTTTTTGTGACCATGACACATTTACCGATCTATGTAGGGGTGGTCATATTCCGAACACGGGAATCATTAAGGCAATAAAAATACTGAGTGTTGCAGGTGCATATTGGAGGGGTGATGAAAACAACAAACAACTAACAAGAGTTTACGGGATTTCTTTTCCCAAACAAAAAGATTTAACTGAATATCTAGAATTATTAGAAGAGGCGAAAAAAAGAGACCATAGAAAACTGGGAAAGGAATTGGAATTGTTCACTTTTTCCAAAAAGGTTGGACAAGGTCTTCCATTATGGTTACCAAATGGTGCTGCACTTAGAGAACGTTTAGAACAATTTTTAAAGAAAGCCCAGAAAAAAGCAGGTTACGAAATGGTCGTTACTCCACATATTGGACAAAAAGAGCTTTATGTAACTTCAGGACATTATGCAAAATATGGTGAAGATAGTTTTCAGCCCATACGTACACCAAAAGATGAGGAGGAGTTTCTTTTGAAGCCAATGAACTGCCCGCACCATTGTGAAATTTACAATAGTAGCCCTTTTAGTTATAAGGATTTGCCCAAACGGTATGCGGAATTTGGTACTGTCTATAGATATGAACAAAGTGGTGAATTGCATGGTCTTACAAGAGTTAGGGGTTTTACACAAGATGATGCGCATATTTTTTGTACACCAGACCAGATAAATGAAGAGTTTAAAAATGTTATAGACCTAACTCTTTATGTATTGGGCTCTTTAGGGTTTGAAAATTTCACCGCTCAAGTTTCGGTAAGAGATTTAAATAAGCCAGAAAAATATATAGGTTCTGTTGAAAATTGGGACAATGCTGAAAAAGCAATCATAGAAGCGGCCGAAGAAAAGGGGATGGATTATGTAATTGAAAGCGGCGAAGCAGCATTTTATGGTCCAAAGTTGGACTTTATGATCAAAGATGCCTTGGGAAGACAATGGCAATTGGGTACAATTCAAGTTGATTATACACTCCCTGAGCGTTTTGACCTCACTTATAAAGGTAGTGACAACGAACTGCACAGGCCCGTTATGATACACAGGGCACCTTTTGGAAGTATGGAACGTTTTGTGGCGTTGTTGCTTGAGCATACTGGAGGTAACTTCCCATTATGGCTTATTCCAATGCAAGCTATATTGTTGCCCGTCAGCGAGAAACATGAAAAATATGCAGAAAAAGTTTTAAGTTCTTTAGAAAATCACGAAATTCGCGCGCTCATTGATAATAGGAACGAGACTGTTGGTAAGAAAATCCGTGAAGCGGAACTAAAAAAAATTCCGTTCATGCTCATTGTCGGTGAGCAAGAAGAAGCATCTAAAACAGTGTCCGTAAGAAGACATGGAGGCGAAGATGTGGGAAGTTTAAGTATTGATAATTTTTCCGACTTGGTATCCACTGAAATAAATAGTACCTTAAAGTCGTTTTAA